The proteins below are encoded in one region of Winogradskyella helgolandensis:
- a CDS encoding SusE domain-containing protein, translating into MKFNKISALILSLFLVFVACETEESIDITTPDASFKLLEPAISNINLNYNLPNNEAFTIVWNDQLNSGDNYIVELSPDALFESPTVIGSSNTDRFTMTVAEFNNTLLGAGADAFEPFTVFMRVTSGSNMTNSVSFSVSSYSEAIPVILSPDNTFGVVLLETTPNDEAIAVSWEDPDFGENSTVTVNYEVQFAQAGTDFAGAVAESAEGMTFSSTHEAFNEIVLNAGLTAEEAASLDIRIKATIEMDGGNMERYSDAVTITVTPYSVELAPILYVVGAGAVDAGWDWATPVELPLQGTKYSGNINLINDAFRFFTVAADWGTGLNYPYYEAVGYTIDSNLVNALDGDSNFQFTGTPGEYFIEVDTAAKTITLGPAIVGPNCNFDQLWLVGAGIADAGWAWDTPVALPCTGNGTYAGNVALINDSFRFFNVNGDWGTGTNYPTYEEAGYTIDSNFSNAMDGDSNFSFDGTPGTYFLTVDDINKTITLGPEQLQCEYEQLYLVGAGVVGTGWDWATPAALACTGAGIYSGEVEFTNDAFRFFTVNGDWGTGINYPTYEGEGYTIDSNFSNAMDGDSNFSFDGTPGTYTLTVDTVNLTITLN; encoded by the coding sequence AGCGATATCTAATATTAATTTAAACTATAATCTTCCAAATAATGAGGCTTTCACTATTGTATGGAATGACCAATTAAATTCTGGAGATAACTACATAGTTGAATTATCACCAGATGCCTTATTTGAAAGTCCAACGGTAATCGGATCGTCTAATACAGACCGATTTACCATGACTGTTGCTGAATTTAACAATACGTTATTAGGTGCGGGAGCAGATGCTTTTGAACCATTCACTGTGTTTATGAGAGTGACTTCAGGATCAAATATGACTAATAGCGTAAGCTTTAGTGTATCATCATATTCAGAAGCTATTCCTGTTATTTTAAGTCCTGATAACACCTTTGGCGTTGTATTACTCGAAACCACTCCTAATGATGAAGCTATTGCTGTGTCTTGGGAAGATCCAGACTTTGGTGAAAATAGTACTGTAACTGTTAACTATGAAGTACAATTTGCACAAGCAGGAACAGACTTTGCTGGAGCAGTAGCTGAAAGCGCAGAAGGAATGACTTTTTCAAGCACTCACGAAGCCTTCAACGAAATTGTTCTTAATGCAGGTCTTACTGCAGAAGAAGCTGCTAGTTTAGATATTAGAATCAAAGCTACTATAGAAATGGATGGTGGTAACATGGAACGTTACTCTGACGCTGTTACCATTACTGTAACTCCATATAGTGTAGAATTAGCTCCAATACTATATGTTGTTGGTGCGGGTGCCGTAGATGCAGGATGGGACTGGGCAACTCCAGTAGAATTACCTTTACAAGGCACTAAATATTCTGGAAACATTAATTTAATTAACGATGCATTTAGATTTTTTACTGTAGCTGCAGATTGGGGAACTGGGCTAAACTATCCTTATTATGAAGCTGTTGGTTACACCATAGATTCTAACTTAGTAAATGCTTTAGATGGAGATAGCAACTTCCAGTTTACCGGAACACCTGGAGAATACTTTATAGAAGTTGATACGGCAGCTAAAACAATTACTTTGGGCCCAGCTATCGTAGGACCAAACTGTAACTTTGATCAACTCTGGTTAGTTGGCGCTGGTATTGCTGATGCAGGTTGGGCTTGGGATACGCCTGTTGCTTTACCTTGTACAGGAAATGGAACATATGCAGGAAATGTAGCATTAATCAATGATTCATTTAGATTCTTTAACGTAAATGGTGATTGGGGAACAGGTACTAACTATCCTACTTATGAAGAAGCTGGTTATACTATAGATAGCAATTTTAGTAATGCTATGGACGGTGACAGTAACTTCTCTTTTGACGGTACGCCTGGCACATATTTCTTAACTGTAGATGATATCAACAAGACAATTACATTAGGACCTGAACAATTACAATGTGAATATGAACAATTATATTTAGTTGGTGCTGGAGTTGTTGGAACTGGATGGGATTGGGCAACTCCTGCAGCTTTAGCATGTACTGGAGCAGGCATCTATTCTGGTGAAGTGGAATTTACTAATGACGCTTTCAGATTCTTTACCGTTAATGGTGATTGGGGAACAGGAATCAATTACCCAACTTATGAAGGTGAAGGATACACTATAGATAGCAACTTTAGTAACGCTATGGATGGTGACAGTAACTTCTCTTTTGATGGTACACCTGGTACGTATACACTAACAGTTGATACCGTTAATTTAACTATAACATTAAATTAA
- a CDS encoding alpha-amylase family glycosyl hydrolase produces the protein MKKILLTLFTVFSYFAYAQVSLSVSAIEVDQPVTITVDANSTDSNCNGLNNPTKVYIHSGIGNNSDAFGYGVVGNWGQDDGVGEMTNNGDGTFSITITPQTYYGITQAEADSATQIGMVFRNETGDQELKDDGCIDFIFPVGKVLINITQPTSEVVVLNSGDDLSVSATITYQGSTTVMGSFEIFYNNVSVSTGNCGFPACNSTLTNITESGTVKFVGTPPSSTDTGEASFDIIVVPTVTEEALPANMIDGINYHTDATKATLVLTAPGKEFIQVAGSWNNYEPSNSDVMKRDPSTGKYWLEVSGLTSGTIETYQYWVFDTNPIANSPALVKVADPYSPLVLSPFDDPYISATTYPNMPTYPADQEREVTVLQTGQTPYNWQVANFTKPVEEDLIIYEVLIRDFDADRNFQDIIDRIDYFKNLNINAIELLPIMEYEGNESWGYNTSFHMAIDKFYGTQEKFKELVDICHQNGIAVILDIAFNHAFGRNPMVRMWMDDPDGDGWGGPSTDNPYFNVYPTHSYSVGNDFNHSSDYTKDYVKQVVGYWIEEYKIDGFRWDLTKGFTQNCGNGTYGGDEGCTGSYQQDRVDVLKEYADHSWSVDPNHYVIFEHLGSDNEEKEWANYKLSEGKGVMMWGIMNSPYSELTMGQGGDKNISRMGHKGHVSFNGPRVVGYAESHDEERLMYKNVAFGNTSNSSHNVQDLNIALSRMSALGAVSVMVPGPKMIWHFGELGMDTSIFTCNDGSYDNDGCKLDTKPQPQWTNNWLTDAIRGQIYDDWSKLHKLKIDEPVFEGDYEITSGNLTPRIDVFDNSIPNSELKNVIILANFDITTRSIDTNFPAGVTSTWYDLMDATGNTTVSNSTSAITIPAGQFRILGNKASDVLSVADEALLGFSIYPNPSQTTFSINVNVSNVEVYDLTGKLVKSFKGNFNRVDTFDVSSLNSGMYMVKVQNTNNQTLTTKLIKL, from the coding sequence ATGAAGAAAATATTACTTACACTTTTTACAGTGTTTTCATATTTCGCTTATGCACAAGTTAGTCTTAGTGTAAGTGCAATTGAAGTTGATCAGCCTGTAACGATAACTGTTGATGCTAATAGCACGGATAGTAATTGTAATGGCTTAAATAACCCAACAAAAGTATATATACATTCTGGTATTGGAAACAATTCTGATGCCTTTGGATATGGTGTTGTTGGTAATTGGGGACAAGATGATGGAGTTGGAGAAATGACCAATAATGGTGATGGAACGTTTAGTATTACCATTACTCCACAAACGTATTATGGTATTACACAAGCTGAAGCTGATAGTGCTACACAAATAGGAATGGTATTTAGAAATGAAACTGGAGACCAAGAGTTAAAAGATGACGGTTGTATTGATTTTATTTTTCCTGTTGGAAAAGTACTAATCAATATCACACAACCTACTAGTGAAGTTGTAGTTCTTAATTCTGGAGATGATCTATCAGTAAGTGCAACCATTACATATCAAGGTTCCACAACAGTTATGGGAAGTTTCGAAATTTTTTACAACAACGTTTCTGTATCTACTGGAAACTGTGGTTTTCCGGCATGTAATTCAACACTTACAAATATTACTGAAAGTGGTACTGTAAAATTTGTTGGAACTCCTCCAAGCTCTACGGATACCGGCGAAGCTAGCTTTGATATTATCGTTGTACCAACGGTAACAGAAGAAGCACTACCAGCAAACATGATTGACGGTATTAATTACCATACCGATGCTACCAAGGCTACTTTGGTTTTAACAGCTCCAGGAAAAGAGTTTATACAAGTTGCAGGAAGCTGGAACAACTATGAACCATCAAATAGTGATGTGATGAAACGTGATCCTTCTACTGGAAAATATTGGTTAGAAGTATCTGGTTTAACATCTGGTACTATTGAAACTTACCAATATTGGGTTTTTGACACCAATCCTATTGCGAACTCACCTGCTTTGGTTAAAGTTGCAGACCCTTACTCTCCCCTAGTTTTGTCTCCTTTTGATGATCCTTATATTTCTGCCACTACATATCCTAATATGCCAACCTATCCAGCAGACCAAGAACGCGAAGTAACGGTATTACAAACTGGCCAAACACCATACAATTGGCAAGTTGCTAATTTCACAAAGCCTGTTGAAGAAGACTTAATAATTTATGAAGTTTTAATACGAGATTTTGATGCTGACCGTAATTTTCAAGACATTATTGATAGAATTGATTATTTCAAAAACTTAAACATTAATGCTATAGAATTATTACCAATTATGGAATATGAAGGCAATGAAAGTTGGGGCTATAACACCTCTTTTCATATGGCAATAGATAAGTTTTATGGCACACAAGAAAAATTCAAAGAACTCGTTGACATTTGTCATCAAAACGGTATTGCCGTTATTTTAGATATTGCCTTTAATCATGCTTTTGGAAGAAACCCAATGGTGAGAATGTGGATGGATGATCCAGATGGTGATGGTTGGGGAGGTCCGTCAACAGACAACCCGTACTTTAATGTTTATCCGACACACTCATATAGTGTTGGTAACGATTTTAATCACAGTTCAGATTACACAAAAGATTACGTTAAACAAGTCGTTGGTTATTGGATAGAAGAGTATAAAATTGATGGTTTCCGTTGGGATTTAACAAAAGGATTTACACAAAATTGTGGTAATGGTACTTATGGAGGAGATGAAGGCTGTACTGGCAGTTACCAACAAGATCGTGTGGATGTTTTAAAAGAATATGCAGATCATTCATGGTCAGTAGACCCAAATCATTATGTGATTTTTGAACATTTAGGATCTGACAATGAAGAAAAGGAATGGGCGAATTACAAACTTAGCGAAGGTAAAGGTGTAATGATGTGGGGCATTATGAATTCACCATATAGTGAACTTACAATGGGCCAAGGTGGCGATAAAAATATTAGCAGAATGGGACATAAAGGGCATGTTAGTTTTAATGGACCAAGAGTTGTAGGTTATGCAGAGAGCCATGATGAAGAACGTTTAATGTATAAAAATGTAGCATTTGGTAACACTAGCAATAGCAGTCATAATGTACAAGATTTAAATATCGCATTATCTAGAATGTCTGCTTTAGGAGCCGTTTCGGTAATGGTGCCTGGACCAAAAATGATTTGGCATTTTGGAGAATTAGGAATGGATACTTCAATTTTCACTTGTAACGATGGAAGCTATGACAATGATGGTTGCAAATTAGATACTAAACCGCAACCACAATGGACAAACAATTGGTTAACCGATGCCATTAGAGGTCAGATTTATGACGACTGGTCTAAACTTCACAAACTTAAAATTGATGAACCTGTTTTTGAGGGAGATTATGAAATCACTTCTGGAAACTTAACTCCAAGAATTGATGTTTTTGACAACTCTATACCAAACTCCGAATTAAAAAATGTAATTATTCTTGCTAACTTTGATATAACAACACGAAGTATAGACACAAATTTTCCGGCAGGTGTAACATCAACATGGTATGATCTTATGGATGCAACAGGAAACACAACAGTTAGTAATTCGACCTCAGCAATTACTATTCCTGCTGGTCAATTTAGAATCTTAGGAAACAAAGCTTCAGATGTGCTAAGTGTTGCTGATGAAGCATTATTAGGATTTAGTATTTATCCTAATCCTTCACAAACAACATTCAGTATTAACGTTAATGTTTCAAATGTTGAAGTTTACGACTTAACAGGAAAATTAGTGAAGTCATTTAAAGGCAATTTTAATAGAGTTGATACTTTTGATGTATCTTCATTGAACTCTGGAATGTATATGGTTAAAGTTCAAAATACTAATAACCAAACACTCACAACTAAACTAATAAAACTTTAA
- a CDS encoding MFS transporter, with amino-acid sequence MKVEFSNKKALLSLAIGGFGIGLTEFVIMGILPNVANSLGITIPEAGHFISAYALGVVVGAPLLTSFSHKLSPNRMLLSLMVWFTIFNTLSAFATNYNMLLVMRFLSGLPHGAFFGVGAVIAGKLAKEGKSAQAIATMFSGLTIANVIGVPIGTYLGNQYHWSASFLMVGVVGVCTLASIFYWMPQFKKEEKQPLNEDNKGLKNPELWGLIALTTIGTGGFFAWYSYIAPLLTDVALFSDNVVSYAMIIAGLGMFVGNFLGAKMANIFTPLRSVMISLLAMAVVLIVNAFLASNGILALALTFIIGLIAFSISTPIQMAIINTAKGAEMLGSSMNQSAFNMGNAMGAYLAGLPIAYGYSVTSSSLVGASLAFSGSLIAISILVYRKQKLKKISEPSVCTET; translated from the coding sequence ATGAAGGTTGAATTTTCTAATAAAAAAGCTTTACTGTCTTTAGCAATAGGTGGCTTTGGGATAGGGCTTACCGAGTTTGTAATCATGGGTATTTTACCAAATGTTGCTAACTCTTTAGGGATTACGATTCCAGAAGCAGGTCACTTTATTTCGGCTTATGCTTTAGGTGTCGTAGTTGGTGCTCCGTTATTAACCAGTTTTAGTCATAAGTTATCTCCAAACCGTATGCTGTTGTCCCTTATGGTGTGGTTTACTATTTTTAATACATTATCTGCTTTTGCAACAAACTACAATATGTTGTTGGTAATGCGTTTTTTATCCGGACTTCCACATGGTGCGTTTTTTGGTGTTGGAGCTGTTATAGCTGGTAAATTAGCAAAAGAAGGTAAGTCGGCTCAAGCAATTGCTACTATGTTTTCGGGACTTACAATAGCTAATGTTATAGGTGTGCCAATAGGAACTTATCTAGGAAATCAATACCATTGGAGTGCTTCTTTTTTAATGGTTGGTGTTGTAGGTGTGTGTACCCTGGCGAGCATTTTTTATTGGATGCCGCAATTTAAAAAGGAAGAGAAACAGCCTTTAAATGAAGATAATAAAGGGCTTAAAAATCCTGAGCTTTGGGGTTTAATAGCGCTCACAACTATAGGAACTGGTGGATTTTTTGCATGGTACAGTTACATTGCACCATTATTAACTGATGTGGCATTATTTTCTGATAATGTTGTGAGTTATGCTATGATTATTGCAGGATTAGGCATGTTTGTAGGAAACTTTTTAGGAGCAAAAATGGCCAATATTTTCACACCGTTACGTTCGGTTATGATTAGTCTTTTGGCTATGGCAGTTGTACTTATTGTTAATGCATTCTTGGCGTCAAACGGTATATTGGCATTAGCATTAACATTTATAATAGGTTTAATTGCTTTTAGTATATCCACTCCTATACAAATGGCGATAATTAATACTGCTAAAGGTGCTGAGATGCTAGGGTCTTCTATGAATCAGAGTGCATTTAATATGGGAAATGCTATGGGTGCTTACTTGGCAGGATTGCCAATTGCATACGGTTATAGCGTAACCTCTTCTTCATTGGTTGGTGCATCGCTTGCTTTTTCAGGATCTCTAATTGCCATATCAATATTGGTCTATAGAAAGCAAAAACTAAAGAAAATTAGTGAACCGTCAGTTTGTACTGAAACATAG
- a CDS encoding Pycsar system effector family protein, whose protein sequence is MKEKLLLDVEIYVAELLTKQLAPINYYHNAIHTRRVVASIKELANSENCTEQETLVLLLAGWFHDTGFIFIDTGHEEESVKVAHAYLKEKNVPQETLDQVERLILATKTGLKPTSKLEYIIRDADCGHITSDNYLDISENLLKELNAKNGNLLSDKEWMEQNLEFLKNHSFYSDSAKQLWQPKKEINQLEIQKKLYKLSQKKNKKDKKSRFGRGVETMYRVQLKNHIELSAIADTKANILLSVNAIIISVALSNLIPKLDNPSNLFLVYPTLILMLFSVASVVLSVLSTRPKISNVAITKDMIKEKKTNILFFGNFHKMSLKDFEWGIDYLMDNEETLYNSLTKDLYYLGLVLNRKYKLLRITYTVFMFGIIISAASFIYSYYINMPL, encoded by the coding sequence ATGAAAGAAAAGCTTTTACTCGATGTGGAAATATATGTTGCAGAACTGTTAACCAAACAGCTCGCCCCAATAAACTATTACCACAACGCTATTCATACTAGAAGAGTCGTTGCTAGTATTAAAGAATTAGCGAATAGCGAAAACTGTACAGAACAGGAAACTTTGGTATTACTATTAGCCGGATGGTTTCATGATACTGGATTTATTTTTATAGATACTGGTCATGAAGAAGAAAGTGTTAAGGTTGCGCATGCCTATTTAAAGGAAAAAAATGTACCTCAAGAAACATTAGATCAAGTTGAGCGATTGATTTTAGCAACAAAAACAGGATTAAAACCGACTAGTAAACTAGAATATATTATAAGGGATGCTGATTGTGGTCATATCACCTCTGATAATTATTTAGACATTTCAGAAAATCTACTAAAAGAACTGAATGCTAAAAATGGTAATCTTCTTTCTGATAAGGAATGGATGGAACAAAACCTAGAGTTTCTTAAAAATCATTCCTTTTATTCTGATTCGGCTAAACAACTTTGGCAACCTAAAAAGGAGATCAACCAATTAGAAATTCAAAAAAAATTATACAAGCTATCTCAAAAGAAAAACAAAAAAGATAAAAAATCAAGATTTGGCAGAGGTGTAGAAACGATGTATCGCGTACAATTAAAAAACCACATAGAACTAAGTGCCATTGCAGATACCAAAGCCAATATACTACTCTCTGTAAACGCTATAATTATCTCGGTAGCCTTATCTAACCTAATTCCAAAACTAGATAATCCTTCAAATTTATTTTTAGTTTACCCTACGTTAATTTTAATGCTTTTTAGTGTAGCTTCTGTCGTGCTATCAGTATTATCTACGCGTCCAAAAATATCTAATGTTGCCATTACAAAAGATATGATTAAGGAGAAAAAAACAAATATTCTCTTTTTTGGAAATTTTCATAAGATGAGTTTGAAAGATTTTGAATGGGGAATCGACTACTTAATGGACAATGAAGAAACATTATACAACTCGCTTACTAAAGATTTGTATTATTTAGGATTGGTGCTTAATAGAAAATATAAATTATTACGAATCACTTATACCGTTTTTATGTTCGGAATCATTATATCGGCAGCATCGTTTATCTATAGTTATTATATAAACATGCCTTTGTAA
- a CDS encoding metallophosphoesterase — protein sequence MNTKLYIGLIITALIVSSCATFNSYNANSSAKNLKQIDNNTTNVFLIGDVGKPEADGTAPKSLLKLQEQFSKTNKDDVLLFLGDNIYPRGIPLKNKKAIKAAEHALDLQLEVAKTFPGSVYFIPGNHDWYSGLEGLKRQEKMVEAALGKNTFQPENGCPIEKIELNDNTILLIVDSHWYITNWNNHPTINDDCEIKTRADFLDEFRGEIKKARGKVTLVAIHHPMFSNGPHNGRYGVKENMSPIPVLGTIKNILRTSTGIVNADLSNQFYNDLKKNLVVAAQQNENVIFLSGHEHNLQYIESDNIAQIVSGSGSKTTPVRMRNPNSFGHAVPGYAVLNIGNNKAVDVQFFNSVSEEVEFYKQIKQPEFVSEITYPKIVLDSVSTSIYSKEDTKKTGFYEFLWGERYREDYSTDVKAKVVNLDTLMGGLAPFRKGGGTQSKTLHLKASDGKRYVMRAMKKQADQFMQAAIFKDQYVEGQFTETASEAIIEDIFAGAYPYAPFTTGILSDAINLAHLNPKLYYIPKQNALGLYNEDFGDELYLFEEHPSDGHESLASGNFTGDIVSTVDMLQEVLSDESKIIDEKEFIKARLFDMLIGDADRHQDQWRWLVFEENDKTIYKPLPRDRDFTFSKVSDGFLFGAAVKLIPEARKFRKYEPDLKDVKGFNVSGFSLDVAFISEANKADWDEQVQFIQAQITDEVIDKAFENIPKEVDAINKTDIKKILKNRRANLQKISDRYVKLVSKYAVITGTNKDDYINVTALKNGAVEVSLYRKKDDTIKDRFHHKIYDPKITKEIWIYGLDDKDSFEVEGKISKIKVRFIGGQNNDDYKLENGKNIVIYDYKSKKNDVTQAKKARIKLTDDYDTNVYDYRKIKNNVNQIIPTIGANPDDGLKLGVTNTYTVYGFERNPFTSQHQLKAAYYFATDGYELNYKSEFANVIGSLNFGFQAHFQSPNYSINFFGYGNETENSDDDLGLDYNRVKTRIFRLSPQLIWNSKRGSIIHFGVSYEVNEIHNTDNRFVSDNNLLPENIFDEEHFGGINAAYNYANYDNNTYPTNGMHISIETGYKNNLEVSDRSFGYLITDLGFARKLNPSGRLVFATKLKSHLNFGDGFEFYQAASIGGLNGLRGYRNERFTGKNAFYQNTDLRYSFSRMKTKLIPIKLGVYGGFDYGRVWVDDDTSKKWHNAYGGGFFINAIDLVSANLGVFNSADGVRVAFGLGFDF from the coding sequence ATGAATACAAAACTATACATTGGTTTAATTATTACAGCACTAATAGTCAGTAGCTGTGCGACTTTCAATTCCTACAATGCCAATTCGAGCGCCAAAAACCTCAAACAAATTGATAACAACACCACAAATGTTTTTTTAATCGGAGATGTTGGTAAACCCGAAGCTGATGGTACAGCCCCAAAATCATTATTAAAATTACAAGAGCAATTTAGTAAAACCAATAAAGATGATGTGCTGTTATTTCTTGGAGATAATATTTACCCTAGAGGAATTCCATTAAAAAATAAAAAAGCTATTAAAGCAGCAGAGCATGCCTTAGATCTTCAATTGGAAGTTGCTAAAACATTTCCTGGTAGCGTTTATTTTATTCCGGGAAATCATGATTGGTATAGCGGATTAGAAGGCTTAAAACGGCAAGAAAAAATGGTAGAAGCCGCTTTAGGTAAAAATACATTTCAACCAGAAAACGGCTGCCCTATTGAAAAAATAGAATTGAATGATAACACGATTTTATTAATTGTAGACTCACATTGGTACATTACCAATTGGAATAATCATCCTACAATTAATGATGACTGTGAGATAAAAACAAGAGCCGATTTCTTGGATGAATTTAGAGGTGAGATCAAAAAAGCGCGCGGAAAAGTAACTTTAGTTGCCATACATCACCCAATGTTTAGTAATGGTCCACACAACGGTCGTTATGGAGTAAAAGAAAACATGAGTCCGATACCTGTTCTTGGAACAATAAAAAATATTTTAAGAACTTCTACAGGTATTGTAAATGCCGACTTATCAAATCAATTTTACAATGATCTTAAAAAGAATCTAGTTGTAGCAGCGCAACAAAATGAAAATGTCATTTTCTTATCAGGTCATGAACATAATTTACAATATATAGAATCTGATAACATCGCTCAAATCGTTAGTGGTTCAGGTTCTAAGACTACGCCAGTACGAATGCGTAATCCTAATAGTTTCGGACATGCAGTTCCTGGTTATGCGGTATTAAATATTGGAAATAATAAGGCTGTAGATGTTCAATTTTTTAATTCTGTATCTGAGGAAGTTGAATTTTATAAGCAGATAAAACAACCTGAATTTGTTTCTGAGATTACATATCCAAAAATAGTTTTAGACTCGGTAAGCACTTCTATTTATTCAAAAGAAGACACAAAAAAAACAGGGTTTTATGAATTTTTATGGGGAGAACGCTATCGCGAAGACTATAGTACAGATGTTAAAGCAAAGGTCGTTAACTTAGACACGTTGATGGGAGGTTTAGCACCATTCAGAAAAGGAGGTGGAACCCAATCTAAAACCCTTCATTTAAAGGCTTCAGATGGAAAACGCTATGTGATGCGAGCCATGAAAAAGCAAGCCGATCAATTTATGCAGGCTGCTATTTTTAAAGATCAATATGTGGAAGGGCAATTTACAGAAACAGCGTCAGAAGCTATAATAGAAGATATTTTCGCAGGTGCCTATCCTTATGCTCCGTTTACCACCGGAATACTTTCTGATGCCATAAACCTAGCGCATTTAAACCCTAAATTATATTACATCCCAAAACAGAATGCCTTAGGCTTATACAATGAAGATTTTGGAGATGAACTTTATCTCTTTGAAGAACATCCCTCTGATGGACATGAATCATTAGCCTCTGGAAATTTTACGGGAGACATTGTGAGTACCGTAGATATGTTGCAGGAGGTATTAAGTGACGAATCTAAAATTATAGATGAAAAAGAATTTATAAAAGCCCGATTGTTCGATATGCTTATTGGCGATGCAGACAGGCATCAAGACCAATGGCGTTGGCTCGTATTTGAAGAGAATGACAAAACAATATACAAACCTCTACCACGAGATAGAGACTTCACTTTTTCAAAAGTATCTGACGGCTTTTTATTTGGAGCTGCCGTAAAACTTATTCCAGAAGCTAGAAAATTTAGAAAATATGAACCAGACCTAAAAGATGTAAAAGGCTTTAATGTATCTGGATTTTCCTTAGATGTTGCCTTTATTTCAGAAGCTAATAAGGCTGATTGGGATGAACAAGTACAATTTATTCAAGCTCAAATAACAGATGAGGTCATTGATAAAGCATTTGAAAATATACCAAAAGAAGTCGATGCAATTAATAAAACTGACATTAAAAAGATTTTAAAAAACAGACGCGCTAACCTTCAAAAAATATCAGATCGCTACGTAAAATTAGTTAGCAAATATGCTGTTATCACAGGGACGAATAAGGATGACTATATTAATGTTACGGCTTTAAAAAATGGTGCGGTAGAAGTCTCACTTTATCGCAAAAAGGATGATACCATAAAAGATCGCTTCCATCATAAAATTTACGATCCAAAAATAACTAAGGAAATATGGATTTATGGCTTAGATGATAAAGATAGTTTTGAAGTTGAAGGTAAAATTTCTAAAATCAAAGTGCGTTTTATTGGCGGACAAAACAATGATGATTACAAATTAGAAAACGGTAAAAACATTGTTATTTACGATTATAAATCGAAGAAAAACGATGTAACACAAGCCAAAAAAGCGAGAATTAAATTAACCGACGATTATGACACTAACGTTTATGATTACAGAAAAATAAAGAATAATGTCAATCAAATTATTCCAACAATTGGTGCCAATCCAGATGATGGTTTAAAATTAGGAGTTACAAATACCTATACGGTTTACGGATTTGAACGCAATCCATTTACATCACAACACCAATTAAAAGCAGCTTATTATTTTGCAACAGATGGTTATGAATTAAATTATAAAAGTGAATTTGCGAATGTAATTGGGAGCTTAAATTTTGGATTTCAAGCGCATTTTCAAAGCCCTAATTACAGTATAAATTTCTTTGGTTATGGCAATGAAACTGAAAATTCTGATGACGATCTAGGTTTAGATTACAATCGCGTAAAAACTAGAATTTTTAGATTAAGCCCACAACTGATCTGGAATTCTAAACGCGGAAGTATAATCCATTTTGGAGTCAGTTATGAAGTGAATGAAATTCATAACACCGATAATCGTTTTGTATCGGACAACAACTTATTACCTGAAAACATTTTTGACGAAGAACATTTTGGTGGTATAAATGCAGCGTATAACTATGCTAATTACGATAATAACACCTATCCAACCAATGGCATGCATATCTCAATTGAAACAGGTTATAAAAATAACTTAGAAGTTAGCGATCGCAGTTTTGGATATCTGATAACAGATTTAGGCTTTGCAAGAAAACTAAATCCATCCGGACGTTTGGTTTTCGCCACAAAATTAAAAAGCCATTTAAATTTTGGAGACGGGTTTGAGTTTTATCAAGCCGCTTCAATTGGAGGGCTTAATGGTTTAAGAGGTTACAGAAATGAACGTTTTACCGGCAAGAATGCGTTTTATCAAAATACCGATTTGAGATATAGTTTTAGCCGCATGAAAACAAAGTTGATTCCTATTAAATTAGGGGTTTATGGTGGTTTTGATTATGGACGCGTATGGGTTGATGACGACACATCTAAAAAATGGCATAACGCCTATGGTGGAGGATTTTTTATAAACGCCATTGATTTAGTCTCAGCGAATTTAGGCGTATTTAATTCTGCTGATGGTGTTAGAGTGGCATTTGGTTTGGGTTTTGATTTTTAA